In Bosea sp. PAMC 26642, the DNA window TGGGAGAACCCGTCATTCGACCTGTTGCCGATCATTCGCCGTAAGCCCGGCCTGGTCGTTTCGATGCAGGATCCGAGCGGCTATATCGGGACGATGCGCTTCAACCACCTGCAGGCGCCGTTCAACAACCCGGCACTGAGGCGCGCGGTGCTCAAAGCGGTGCGCCAGAACGAATTCATGCAGGCTGTCGCCGGCGATGAGCCCGGCGCCTGGCGCGATGGCGTCGGCATGTTCTGCCCGGGAGCGCCGATGGCGTCCGATACCGGACTTTCCGTGATGCAGGGGCCGTTCGATCAGGCTGCGTTGCGCAAGGAGGTTGCCGCCTCGGGCTATAAGGGCGAACGCGTTGTCGTTCTGATTCCGAGCGATTTTCCGATTCTGAAGGCCATGGGGGAAGTCGGCGCCGATCTGATGAGCCGGATCGGGCTGAATATCGATGCGCAGATAACAGACTGGGGATCGGTGCTCCAACGCCTCGCCAAGACAGAGTCCGTCGAGCAGGGAGGATGGAGCGCCTATCACACCTACTGGGCCGGACTGGACCATCTCAACCCGGCGGTGAACTCGTCGCTGCGGGGAAACGGACGCTCTGCCGGTCGGGGCTGGCCGACTTCGGACGAACTCGAGAGCTTGCGCCATCAATGGCTTGAGGCGTCGTCGCTGTCCGACCAAAAGCGGCTCGCAGCGGCAATGCAGGAGCGCGCTCTTCAAGACGTACCCTATATTCCGCTCGGACAGTTGCTCGTGCCAGTCGTGCACCGCAAGGAGTTAACGCACATGCTGAAGGGGTTTTCGTTGTTCTGGAACGTGCGAAAAGAGTAATGCCGTAGCCGACTACGCCGCGAGATCTCCGCGCCTCGCAATCTGCTCAGGCAGGTTGCCAGCTGGGCTGTGTCTGGCTCTTTCCGGGAGAGTGCGGAGCTATCTCGCGATCGACGAAGTCGATAATTCTGCGCTGCTCCTGGCTGAAGGGATCGTTTTCGGCCTCCACGCAGAACCGCCAATGAGTATGCGGTCGTCGTGTATGTCCACCCGCAGAATCCTGTCTGTAGCGCCTTGTTCTGGAACGAAATGGTGGGCCGGGCCGGACTCGAACCGGCACCGGCGCTGTTATGAGCAGCGAGCTCTAACCATTGAGCTACCGGCCCACCCTTCGCCTACCATCGCAGCCGACCGCCTAGCAAGCGCCAAAGGCCCGTAAGAACCGGCGATACTGACCCCGAATGACGACGACCCGCCGTCGCGAAGACGGCGGGCCGTGTAACGGGTCCGAATGGAAAGGCCGCTCAGGCCGCGCGGGCGATCTGGGTTTCGCCGCCATGCTCGGCGACATGGCCCTCGCGGAACTTGAAGCGGCCGATATGCTCGGTCAAGGCGCGGGTCTGCTCGTCGGTGAGAGCAAGCGCTGCGTTGGTTTCCTCGACCAGCGCCGCGTTCTGATGGGCCATCGTGCCGATGCCGTCGATCTCGGTGTTGATCGCCGAGACGTCGCTGGCCTGGCTCTTGGCTGTCTGCGAAATGCCGTTCATCAGCCCGGTCAGGTCGTTGACCGAGGAGACGATCGCTTCGAACATCGCCGAGGTCTCCTCGACGAGGCCAACGCCGACCTTGACGTCGCCATGGGCGGCCTCGACAAGCTTCTTGACGTCGTTGGAGGCATCGGCCGAGCGCTTGGCGAGGCTGCGCACCTCGGCCGCCACGACGGCGAAGCCCTTGCCGCTGTCGCCGGCGCGCGCCGCCTCGACAGCCGCGTTCAAGGCCAGCAGATTGGTCTGGAAAGCGATCTCGTCGATCATGGCGATGACCTCCGAGATCTTGTTGGAGGACGTCCTGATGCGCTGCATCGCCTGTAGCGCGGAGGCCACGACCTTCTCGCCCTGCTGGGCCCGGGCCTCGGCGCCCTCGGCCATGCCGGTGGCCTGGGCGGCCTCGGCTGCGGTCTTCCTCACCGTACCGGCGAAAGCGGTGAGCTGGTTGGTCGCCATCGAGACGGCGTTGCTCTCCTCGCTGGTGCGCTCGGCGAGATCGGTGACGCCGTCGAGAATCTCGCTGGTGGCGCTGCGAACCGCCGCCACCGTATCCGAAAGGCGGGCCAGCGTGCTCTCGAACTCGTCTGCGAGCCCGTTCGTGCCGGTCTTGAGGTCGGCGAAGGCGCCCTGATACAGCCCTTCGACGCGGGCCGAGAGATGGCCGGCCGAAAGCTCGGCCAGCACGTCGCAGGTCTCGGAAAGGCCGCTCTGCACGGTTTCCAGCAATTCGTTGACGGAGCCGGCGAGCGCATTCAGCTCCTCGTCGGCGAAGGTCGCGGCGACGCGCTGGCTGAAATCACCGGCCGCGGCGGCGCTGACCACGGCGCCGAAGGCGGCGCCGAGTTCCATCATCATGGCGCGGCGCTGCTCCAGCGCGCGCGCATCGTCCTCGACCTTGGCGGCTTCGGCGGCGCGCAGCGCCACCGCATTGTCGCGGAACAGCAGCACGCTCTTCGAAATATCCGCGATCTCGTCATTGCCCTTGGCATCGACGACGGTATCGAGCTGTCCGTCGGCGATGGCCCGCGTCGCGCTCCAGAGCCGGTTCAGCCGGCCTACGATCATCGGGCGGACATAGAACAGCGACAGCGCAAACGCGACCAACAGCGAGCCGATGCCCATGACGCCGAGCCAGGTCTTGCTCTGCGCGATCAGCGCGCTGGTCGATTCGGTCGCGGCGACGGCCTCGCCGCGCGCGCCCTTGACCAGCTTGTCGACCTCAGCGCGCAAAGTGCTCGCAGCGAGATCGATTCCCCGCAAACCGTTGCCGATGGCGTCCTGGGTGACGATGTCGCGCTGGCGCACCTCGACCACGCCGCTCGAGCCCTCGCCGATATCGATAACGGCGTTGATCGAGCGCACGCGGGCCTGGTTCGGTGCGATCTTTTCGGCCGCAGCCACATCCTTTCGGATTCGCTGGACGACCGCGTTGACGCGCTCGCGCGCCGTACCGAGGCGGGACTTATCGTCGATCTGGGTGACTTCGCGCATCAGCCCAATCAGTTCGTTGACCTGGGCTTCGAGCTTGCGAGCAAGGTCGAAGGCAGGGAATTCGCGTTCGCTGACCATCTGCAGCGCCTCGTCGAGCTGGGCACCGCTCAGGCCCTTGACGCTCTCGATGCCCATCACGACGTTGAACTGCCGCTCGTCGGCCTCGGCGCCGACCGACTTGGCGAACTCCTCGCGCGCCTTGGCAAGCTGATTGAGCGAGGCCTGCATCTCGGAGGCATTGCGCAACCGCTCGCCCGTCAGATCGTTGATATCGTTGATCTGGCGCGACAACTCGTCGACACTTTTCTGCACCGGCTTGATATCGACCTGGCCAACCACGCCGATCCGGCGGATCAGATCGAACTGCCGGGCTTCGATGGCATCGAGTTCGTTGGTCAGCTTCGCCCTTTGCTGCACGGTCTGGACGTTCATGAAGCGCGGCGCCAGCGCGGTCGACTGGGTGGCGGCCTGCGAGAGCTCCAGAGCGAGTTCCACAGTCGGCATCTTGCGCTCGACCATAGCTTGCACCGTCAGGTTGACCCGGTCATAGGAAAACCAGGCGACCAGCGAAGCCACGATCGTCAGCGCGGTCAGCAGGCCGAGCGCAGCATAGATTCGCGCGGCGATGCCGATCCGGAGCTTCGTGCGCTGGCGCGCGGGCTTGCTGGCCGTCTTCATCAGTCGTGTCTCCGGAGTGCCATGCGAAACGTGGTCGAGATCAGGACGTCAGCGACGCCACGGACTTGAATGTGCCGTCGGCACCGATGACGGTGAGGAAGACGTCGTCGGAGCCGCGATTGTCGTTGGGACCGAAGGCCAGCTTGAAGCCGCCGAGATCGTAGGAGCCGTTGGTCAAGGCTTCCATGAACGCCTTGCGCGACGCTGACGGGCCGGCTTTTTCAAGACCCGCGATCACGGTGCGGCCGACGAGATAGCCCTCCAGCGAGACAAAGCCGGGCTTCTTGTCCTTGGCGTCGCTGGCGGCGAGCGCCTCCTGATAGGCCTTCACCACCGGGATGGAGGCGTCGCTCGGAAGCGGCACGACCTGCGTGACGTAGACGCCCTTGCCCGCCTCCCCAAGTTCGGCTGCGAGCGCATCCGAGCCGACGAAGGAGATGTTCATGAAAGTCGGCTCGAACTTCACCTGCCGACACAGCTTGATGAACTCGGCGCAGGGCTTGTAGGGGCCGACCATCACCACGGCCTCGGGGTTGGCCTTGCGGATTTCCAGCAGTGCCGAACGAACAGCCACCGTATTGCGCTCGAAGGTGCCCTCGGCGACGAGGCTCATCTTGCGGGCGTCCATCGCCTTCTTGACGCCGGCAAGACCGGCGCGGCCGAAGGCATCGTCCTGGTAGAAGATCGCGATCTTGCTGAAGCCCCTGTCCTTGACCAGACGCTCGATCCAGACCTCGGTCTCCTGGAAATAGGATGCGCGGACATTGACCACATGCGGCAGATAGGGCTCGCGCAGGCCTTCGACACCGGTGAAAGGCCCGATGAAGGGCACGCCTGCCTCCTTGGCGATCGGATGCGTGGCCATCGAGGTCGGCGTACCGACCGGGCCCACCAGGGCAAAGACGTCTTTCGCGATCAGCGCTTTCGTGGCGTCGATCGACTTATTGGGTTCGTAGCCGTCATCCTGCGAGACCAGTTCGAGCTTGCGTCCATGGACGCCGCCCTTCTTGTTGACCTCGGTGAAGGCCGCGATCAGCCCGTCGCGCATGCCGAGCCCGAGCGCGCTGGCAGGCCCCTCGAAGACGGCCGCCTGGCCGAGCGTGATCGTGTCGGCCGAGACGCCGGCCTCGGCGAAGGCACGCAGCGGTAGCATGGCGATGGCGGCGGTGGATGATAGGCCAATCAGGACGGAGCGACGGCTGGTCATGGACGGATCCCCTGTGATTGTTTTTCATAGATCGCTTGAGCGATGACCTAATACTGCCGGTTTTCCACTTAAGAATGCTTTAAACGACCGCCCCGCTCTGAATCGCCTGCATAGTGGGCGGATTTACAGCTCGTTAATCTTCGAGAGCGGGGTGGATGAAAGGATGGTCGAGGCAAAGCAATCTTGTTGCTGCCCGACGTGGCGCACAGCACAGATATCTCCTGAGCAGCCGCTGCCGACAGCCAGCAGAAAGCTATTTGTCAGGGCAAACATCGGATTGGCTTCCGGATACGGCTGTCGCGGCGTAACCATGCCGAGGTGCTGGGATAAAGCCCGCCAGGGCTCAGCTATCCGCGGGCTTCGACACCGGGCGCGGCCGCCCCTCCTCGTCGATCGCGACGAAGGTGAAGGTCGCATCCGTGACCTTCTCATGCAGCGTGGTGCGGAAGCGCCGAGCCCAGGCTTCGACATGGATCTTCATCGAGGTTCGGCCCACGGACTCCACCTCGGTATAGACACTGAGCACGTCGCCGACCTTGACCGGCCGGATGAAGGTCATCGCGTCGACCGCAATCGTGACCACCCTGCCCTGCGCGCGATCGACGCCGGCGATGCCGCCTGCGGCATCCATGCGCGACATCACCCAGCCGCCGAAGATGTCGCCATTGGCGTTGGTGTCCGCCGGCATGGCGTTGATGCGAACCGTCAGGTTGCCGCGCGGCGCTTCCTCGGGTGTCAGGTCAGGCTCGGTCAATGAGTGTCCCCCTTCTTGGCGGTCGAGTTCTTGGCGGTCCAGAGCCTCAGGCCGCGCCAAGTTCCTTGCGCACCAGGGCGGCGCCCGCCGCCAGCGCCGCGAGCTTGCCATAGGCGACCTCGGAGGTCATCGGCGCGAGCCCGCAATTGGTGCAGGGGTAGAGCTTCTCGGGCGCCACGAAGGCGAGCGCCGCGCGGATCGTGGCGGCGACCTCCTCCCGCGTCTCGATCGCGTTCGAGGCGACGTCGATCGCACCGGCCAGCACGTCCTTGCCGTCGAGCAGCTTGATCAGGTCGAGCGGCACCTTGGAGTTGCGGCACTCCAGCGAAACTTGGTCGATCGAGCTTTTGGCGATCGCCGGGAAGGTCTGCTCGTAATGGCGCCACTCGGCGCCGAGCGTCGCCTTCCAGTCTATATTGGCCTTGATGCCGTAGCCGTAGCAGATATGGACCGCGGTCTTGACCGTCAGGCCCTGCGCGGCGCGTTCCAAGCAGGCAATGCCCCAGTCCGGAACCTCCTTCATATAGACATTGAAGGCCGGCTCATCGAACTGTATCACGTTGATGCCCAGCGCCTGAAGCTCAAGCGCCTCCTCGTTCAGCACCGCCGCGAACGCCATGGCGAGGTCTTCGCGCCGGCCATAATGCTCGTCAGCGATCGTATCGACGATCGTCATCGGCCCGGGCAGCGTGAACTTGAGCTTATGGGTGGTGTGGGAGCGCGCGGCCTGCGCCTCCATGCTGTGGACCGGCCCCTTGCGGCGGATTTCGCCCGTCACGGTCGGCACCTCCGCCTCGTAGCGGTTGTTGCGGATGCCCATGATCATCTTTTTGTCGAAGTCGATCCCGGCGAGATTGGCGAGGAAGCCGTGGACAAAATGCATCCTGGCCTGCTCGCCATCGCCGACGATGTCGATGCCCGCATCCTCCTGCAGCTTCACCGACAGGATCGTCGCATCGCGCCGGCCTTCCTGCAGGGCGACGCCCTCCAGCTTCCAGGGCGCCCAGAGCCGCTGGGATTCGGCAAGCCAGCTAGGCTTGGGCAGGCTGCCGGCGATGGTTGTCAGGAGCATGGCGTGTCCTCTGGAATCTTGTGTGGTTGCGCCGACTTCTGACGGGTCGCAGACCAGCGTCAAGCCCAACCAACGAGCCCAGCCGAAAGGAGGAAACCTCGATGACTGCGGCGCCGCCCATGATCTGCATCTCCCTGCGTTATGCCGATGCGGTGAGGATGTATGACTGGCTGATCGCGGCCTTCGCCTTCGAGAGGCACGCAGCCTCTTACTCAGAGGAAGGCAAATAAGACATCACAAATTCTCATCAGCCTCAATCATGCGAATGTATTTTTCGATCCACTTTAACTCAGGCGTATGCGAAGCGATGCTGAGCAAATTTTCTTTATTATCAATAAAAAAACTACGAAACGGCGCAAATCTTCTAGCATTTTCACTGAGCCAAGCGATCGGATCTTTTTCAAGAACATCATCAAATCTCGTTCCTAATGCACTTACGAAAGCCATAAATCTTGGGCTTTTCTTTAGACCTTCAACAGCAACTAGAGAAACGGGAGCCGCGGCAAGAACACCTGTTGGCCCCATCGCCAGATACCCTATCGTTGACGGCGAGGTTACAACGGCAGCTGCGACCAGCGGGATCATTACGTTTCGGACGCTTGCTAACCCATAAACCGCCCCTCGCTCAGGGTGGCTCCCCTCCGCCATCGCGCTAGCCGCGTCTACGACCGCGTCAGCTGCCGATTTTGTTGCGATATCGGTTCGGAGGGATATCGCAGCCGCAATATCTTTTGCGGCCTCTCTCAAAATCGCACGCTCAGCCCGATTCTTATCAAATAGCTGTGATTGATCAGCCAGCTCTTGACCTTCGCGGGTAGAGAGTATCATAGGACCATGCAATGTGAGGAGGCTCTCCAGAGCCGCCTTGGCAGGATCTTCCAATTCCGGAAGCATCCGGTCACCAATATCTCTCTGAGAGGCCTCAAATATATTTCTAATTATTACACCAACACCCCAAACTTCTCCCCAGGAAATATCAGACAAATTACTCTTATCAATTAAAGATATATATTTAATTATCGCATCAGAAAGCTCTCTAAATTGATTACCAGATAATCGACTAGATAGATCTTTTGCCGATTGTAGAACGATGGGGCAGAGTTTTTCCGTTCGATCAGAAAAATCGCCGCCGATGCGCGATTGATCGACGCTCATGCGATCGATGATATAATCTTCTCTTACCTCGAAGTGAGGCCCCACTCCCTGCGTCGGTATCTGATCTAAAATTTCACTATCATCATGATCAAAGTCGCCATTAGATAATTTTCCACCAAACCCGATAACGATATGAGCTGCCAAATTATTTATACTATCGGGACCGCCACTCCATTCAGCGTCACGAAAATTTGATATTGCGCTCATTATCTTATTGTGAGTAGCAAAATCGACGGTAAACGGGATGTACCCTCGTAATTTCCCGTCATACCATTCCACCCAAATCGACCAACTTGGGTCAATCTCAAGCAAATACCCTCTAAGCTCGCTCCAAAATTTGTGAAATGCAACACGCCCTTCGGAACGCGTCCAAAGCTCCGAAGACAGCAAAGAGTCAATATCTATCCGAGAATCAATTAGGAAATTGACGTCACTTTCGACCTGTAACATTGCCTCAGCGGCTATATTTCCCCTTATAGATCGAGCAGCAGAAGCAGATCGCTCAATAGCGGTGCTAGCAGAGCGAACTGAAGCGACATAAGCCCTTTCTGTAAAAGACGAGGCTTATGCGGCCGCCTGAGCAGACCATGTTATACGAAAGGTCGAATTAGCGGTATCCGAACCATATGGAGAAGAAAATCGATAATGACTATAGTGATGATATCTCTCTACATTATGCTCCGAAGAATATGCCCTCAAGAGATACGCAAATGTCGGAAGAACATGATTCTTTGCGGCTAGTGTTTTCTGGTCTGATTCATCAGACAGCCGTAGCTCGTGCGCGAGCAGTGGCAAAACACGGGCGGACGCCCGGATTGCGATTGCTGCGGACGCCCTTTTTCTTAAATGAAGGGGAAGTGTCTTAGCCCAACGGGAGAAGTCATGCTCGGTCTCGATGCGCACAGCAGTTCTCGATTCGCCACGAGATCAAAGTTTGCTCTGCCTAAATCAAAAAAGTCTACGCCACCACCGCCTTCCGCCGCGCCCGGAGCATCAGCCAGGCCACGATCGCCAGATTGACCAGGTTCCAGGCCATCCCGTTCAGGAACGCCATGCGGTAGGACGCGGAAGCATCGAAGATCGCACCCGAGATATAGCCGCCGAAGGCCATGCCCACGACCGTCGCCGACATCACGATGCCGATGCGCACGCCAGCCTCCTTGGCCGGAAGATACTCGCGGATGATCACCGCATACATCGGCACGATACCGCCCTGGAACAGCCCGAAGATGCCTGTGACGATGTAGAGCGAGGTCAGCCCGTCGAACCAGAGATAGAGGAACAGCGCCAGCCCCTGCATCAGCGAGCCGAGCGCCAGCGTCGCCGCCCCGCCGATCCTATCGGCAACGAAGCCCGACCCGACCCGGCTGATGATGCCGAGCCCCAGCATCAGCGACAGCATCTCGGCGCCACGCGCCACGCCATAGCCGAGGTCGCCGCAATAGGCGACGAGATGGACCTGCGGCATCGCCATGGCGACGCAGCAGCAGAAACCCGCGACGGCGAGCAGCCATTGCAGCTGTGTGGCGCTGAGCCCGAGATCGCCGCGCGCGCCCGCACTGGCCGCCTCGTCGGCAGCCAGATGCGCGGCCGAGGGCCGGCGCCGGAAGAACAGCGCCAACGGCAGCATCACGGCCAGCGCGACCAGCCCGATCCCGATATGCGTCGCGCGCCAGCCATGGTTCGCCAGGCCCCACGTGATGACCTGTGGCCAGATCACACCGGCGAGATAACTGCCAGATGCGCCGAAGACCACGGCGAGCCCGCGATGCCGGCGGAACCAGTGCGAGAGATCCGCAATCAGCGGCGCGAAGCCCGCCCCGCAGCCGACGCCGATGAGCAAGAGGTGCACGAGTGCGAATTGCCAGAGCGTCTGGGCGAAGCCGGCCAGCATGTAGCCCGCCCCGAGCAGCACCGCGCCGAGCACGATCGGCACGACGATTCCGTAGCGGTCGGCGATGCGCCCCATCGCGATGTTGCCGAAGCCGAAACCGAGCATGACGCAGGTATAGGGCAGCGACGCGCCCGCTCTCAGCGTACCGAACTCGGCCTGTACCGTGGGAAGCACGACCACGACCGACCAGGTACCGACGCAGGCGACCGTGCCCAACAGGAGCGACAGCGCGAGCCGCAGCCAGGCATAGGATGAATCAGGTGCGAAGCGCGCGGCATCCTGCGCGTCGGACAGGGATTGGGCAGCCATGTTTCCTCGCGACGTCGTCTTCTGGAGCGACGTTCTGATGCAGGATTAGGCGGCGGCAGAAGGCGCGGCAAGCGCGCCGGCCGCAGGGCGGAACGGCGTTGGCGACGGACCCCGGCACAGGCATTCGTGAAGGCGGCGCGACCCTGAAGCGGCCGGGCTTATCCTCTTGTCGGCTTGAACAGCGTATCGCCCTGTTGCTCGATGATCTGCTGCGCCTTGACGAGAGTGAAATCCGCAGCCTCATCGGCACCCGGAAATCGATCGGCCCGGACGAAGCGATGGCTCATCACCTCTCCGTCGATCTCCTTCTCGATCACCCCGCAGAGCTGGTATTGCCCACCCTCCTGATAGGGGGTCGCATGGATCGTATAACCGTTATGGTCCAGCGTCTTGAGTGGGCCGGCGGGCGCAGCCGGCCCTTTGCGGCCGAAGAGGGACTTCAGGAAGGACATGGCGGAACTCCGTCGGGCGGCAGTTTAAGGTCTCGCGAGAGAGGTAGCGCCCGTGGCGCCCACTGCCAAGCCGCGTCAGCCGGCGAGATGCAGCGCGATCTCGCGCCGATGCGGCCGGCGTCTGTGTTCGAACAGATAGATGCCTTGCCAGGTCCCCAGTGCCAGCCGCCCGCCCATGATGGGGATCGACAGCGACACCGGCAGCAGCGCCGCCTTGATATGGGCCGGCATGTCGTCTGGCCCCTCCGCCCGATGCGTCAGATAGGCCATCGCGGGATCGTCGGCCCCCGGCGCCAGCCGGGAGAAGAACGCATCCAGGTCGCGCTGGACGTCCGGGTCGGCATTCTCCTGGATGAGCAGCGAGCAGGATGTATGGCGCAGGAACAGCGTCAGCAGTCCTGCGCCGACGGCGGCCTCGCGCACGAATGCGGCTACGCGATCGGTCACCTCATTCAGGCCAGGCCCGCTTGTCTGCGTCGTAAGGATGGCCTGACGGATCATGCCCCAAGCCCCCGTCTAGCGTTCCGATAAAGCGAGCTTGGCGCCGAGCGCCACGAAGGCCGCCGCAAAACTTCGGCGCAGCCAGGCCATGACCGCCGGCCGACCAACGACCTTGTCGCGCATCGCGGCGGCAAACAGGCCGTAAAGAGCGAAAACGACGAATGTCATCGCCATAAACGCGCCTGACAATTCCAGCATCCGCATCAGCGGCGCTGCCTCCCCGGCCGAGATGAACTGCGGCAGGAAGGCGACAAAAAAGATCGACAGCTTCGGATTGAGCACATTGACCGCGATGCCATCGACAAGCACGCGCCAGCCCGAGCGCGGATCGGGCGCTGCATCGACCTTGAGCGCGCCGTGCTCGCGCAGCGTCTGCCACGCCATCCAGAGCAGATAGGCGACGCCGGCATATTTGACGATCTCGTAGGCAAGCGCACTGGCATGGAGCAGTGCCGCCAGCCCCATCATCGCCGCCATGAGATGGGGCACGATCCCGAGCGTGCAGGCAAAGGCCGCGAGGACGCTTGCCCGCCCGCCACGCGCGAGCCCGGCAGCGATCGTATAGAGCGCGCCGGTGCCTGGCGAAGCGACGATGATCAGCGAGGTGATCAGGAAGTCGGTTGTCATGGCTGCATCCACGTTGGCGATGCGGAAAGGCCGCAGAAGGCCATGGCTATGTGCACACCGTCAAGCGCCGAAACTTAGCCATTGACCTAACCAAAACGCGTCGGTAAACCTAGCCACATGGCTAACCTTTCGACCGATCTCGACCACACCTTTCGCGCCCTGTCCGACCCCACCCGCCGTGCGGTCGTCGCGGCGCTGGGGCGCGGTCCGGCCTCGGTCAGCGAGCTCGCAAGACCGTTCGAGATGGCCCTGCCGACCTTCCTGCAACACCTCAAGGTGTTGGAAGAAAGCGGACTGATCGCGACGCAAAAGGTCGGCCGCGTGCGCACCTGCACCCTCGACCAACAGCCCTTGGCCCAAGCCGAGCGTTGGCTCGACGACCAGAAGACACTCTGGACGAAGCGTCTGGACCAGCTGGACGCCTTCGTTCTCCAACTCAAGAATCGGGAAGACGCCCCATGACAAACCTGCCGACCTTCAGCTTCGATCCCACGCTCGATCTC includes these proteins:
- a CDS encoding methionine synthase; protein product: MLLTTIAGSLPKPSWLAESQRLWAPWKLEGVALQEGRRDATILSVKLQEDAGIDIVGDGEQARMHFVHGFLANLAGIDFDKKMIMGIRNNRYEAEVPTVTGEIRRKGPVHSMEAQAARSHTTHKLKFTLPGPMTIVDTIADEHYGRREDLAMAFAAVLNEEALELQALGINVIQFDEPAFNVYMKEVPDWGIACLERAAQGLTVKTAVHICYGYGIKANIDWKATLGAEWRHYEQTFPAIAKSSIDQVSLECRNSKVPLDLIKLLDGKDVLAGAIDVASNAIETREEVAATIRAALAFVAPEKLYPCTNCGLAPMTSEVAYGKLAALAAGAALVRKELGAA
- a CDS encoding ABC transporter substrate-binding protein, whose amino-acid sequence is MRRRTFLSATAGFGVALAAPRIARAQGSRVLRFVPQSDLSVLDPIWTGGYVTRNHGLAVFDTLYGLDDQLQPQPQMVAGHRIEDDGRTWILRLRDGLQFHDGTAVLARDCVASIVRWAKRDSFGQTLMAATDELRADDDRTLRFRLKKPFPLLPAALGKAGSNICAIMPERLAQTDAFVQVKEMIGSGPFRFLADERVAGARAVYARFDKYLPRESGVTSFTAGPKVSYFDRIEWNVLPDPSTAAAAMQTGEMDWWENPSFDLLPIIRRKPGLVVSMQDPSGYIGTMRFNHLQAPFNNPALRRAVLKAVRQNEFMQAVAGDEPGAWRDGVGMFCPGAPMASDTGLSVMQGPFDQAALRKEVAASGYKGERVVVLIPSDFPILKAMGEVGADLMSRIGLNIDAQITDWGSVLQRLAKTESVEQGGWSAYHTYWAGLDHLNPAVNSSLRGNGRSAGRGWPTSDELESLRHQWLEASSLSDQKRLAAAMQERALQDVPYIPLGQLLVPVVHRKELTHMLKGFSLFWNVRKE
- a CDS encoding secondary thiamine-phosphate synthase enzyme YjbQ encodes the protein MRQAILTTQTSGPGLNEVTDRVAAFVREAAVGAGLLTLFLRHTSCSLLIQENADPDVQRDLDAFFSRLAPGADDPAMAYLTHRAEGPDDMPAHIKAALLPVSLSIPIMGGRLALGTWQGIYLFEHRRRPHRREIALHLAG
- a CDS encoding ArsR/SmtB family transcription factor, which codes for MANLSTDLDHTFRALSDPTRRAVVAALGRGPASVSELARPFEMALPTFLQHLKVLEESGLIATQKVGRVRTCTLDQQPLAQAERWLDDQKTLWTKRLDQLDAFVLQLKNREDAP
- a CDS encoding MFS transporter, with the translated sequence MAAQSLSDAQDAARFAPDSSYAWLRLALSLLLGTVACVGTWSVVVVLPTVQAEFGTLRAGASLPYTCVMLGFGFGNIAMGRIADRYGIVVPIVLGAVLLGAGYMLAGFAQTLWQFALVHLLLIGVGCGAGFAPLIADLSHWFRRHRGLAVVFGASGSYLAGVIWPQVITWGLANHGWRATHIGIGLVALAVMLPLALFFRRRPSAAHLAADEAASAGARGDLGLSATQLQWLLAVAGFCCCVAMAMPQVHLVAYCGDLGYGVARGAEMLSLMLGLGIISRVGSGFVADRIGGAATLALGSLMQGLALFLYLWFDGLTSLYIVTGIFGLFQGGIVPMYAVIIREYLPAKEAGVRIGIVMSATVVGMAFGGYISGAIFDASASYRMAFLNGMAWNLVNLAIVAWLMLRARRKAVVA
- a CDS encoding LysE family translocator — translated: MTTDFLITSLIIVASPGTGALYTIAAGLARGGRASVLAAFACTLGIVPHLMAAMMGLAALLHASALAYEIVKYAGVAYLLWMAWQTLREHGALKVDAAPDPRSGWRVLVDGIAVNVLNPKLSIFFVAFLPQFISAGEAAPLMRMLELSGAFMAMTFVVFALYGLFAAAMRDKVVGRPAVMAWLRRSFAAAFVALGAKLALSER
- a CDS encoding HlyU family transcriptional regulator gives rise to the protein MSFLKSLFGRKGPAAPAGPLKTLDHNGYTIHATPYQEGGQYQLCGVIEKEIDGEVMSHRFVRADRFPGADEAADFTLVKAQQIIEQQGDTLFKPTRG
- a CDS encoding ABC transporter substrate-binding protein, whose translation is MTSRRSVLIGLSSTAAIAMLPLRAFAEAGVSADTITLGQAAVFEGPASALGLGMRDGLIAAFTEVNKKGGVHGRKLELVSQDDGYEPNKSIDATKALIAKDVFALVGPVGTPTSMATHPIAKEAGVPFIGPFTGVEGLREPYLPHVVNVRASYFQETEVWIERLVKDRGFSKIAIFYQDDAFGRAGLAGVKKAMDARKMSLVAEGTFERNTVAVRSALLEIRKANPEAVVMVGPYKPCAEFIKLCRQVKFEPTFMNISFVGSDALAAELGEAGKGVYVTQVVPLPSDASIPVVKAYQEALAASDAKDKKPGFVSLEGYLVGRTVIAGLEKAGPSASRKAFMEALTNGSYDLGGFKLAFGPNDNRGSDDVFLTVIGADGTFKSVASLTS
- a CDS encoding acyl-CoA thioesterase, whose amino-acid sequence is MPADTNANGDIFGGWVMSRMDAAGGIAGVDRAQGRVVTIAVDAMTFIRPVKVGDVLSVYTEVESVGRTSMKIHVEAWARRFRTTLHEKVTDATFTFVAIDEEGRPRPVSKPADS
- a CDS encoding methyl-accepting chemotaxis protein, encoding MKTASKPARQRTKLRIGIAARIYAALGLLTALTIVASLVAWFSYDRVNLTVQAMVERKMPTVELALELSQAATQSTALAPRFMNVQTVQQRAKLTNELDAIEARQFDLIRRIGVVGQVDIKPVQKSVDELSRQINDINDLTGERLRNASEMQASLNQLAKAREEFAKSVGAEADERQFNVVMGIESVKGLSGAQLDEALQMVSEREFPAFDLARKLEAQVNELIGLMREVTQIDDKSRLGTARERVNAVVQRIRKDVAAAEKIAPNQARVRSINAVIDIGEGSSGVVEVRQRDIVTQDAIGNGLRGIDLAASTLRAEVDKLVKGARGEAVAATESTSALIAQSKTWLGVMGIGSLLVAFALSLFYVRPMIVGRLNRLWSATRAIADGQLDTVVDAKGNDEIADISKSVLLFRDNAVALRAAEAAKVEDDARALEQRRAMMMELGAAFGAVVSAAAAGDFSQRVAATFADEELNALAGSVNELLETVQSGLSETCDVLAELSAGHLSARVEGLYQGAFADLKTGTNGLADEFESTLARLSDTVAAVRSATSEILDGVTDLAERTSEESNAVSMATNQLTAFAGTVRKTAAEAAQATGMAEGAEARAQQGEKVVASALQAMQRIRTSSNKISEVIAMIDEIAFQTNLLALNAAVEAARAGDSGKGFAVVAAEVRSLAKRSADASNDVKKLVEAAHGDVKVGVGLVEETSAMFEAIVSSVNDLTGLMNGISQTAKSQASDVSAINTEIDGIGTMAHQNAALVEETNAALALTDEQTRALTEHIGRFKFREGHVAEHGGETQIARAA